Within the Lates calcarifer isolate ASB-BC8 unplaced genomic scaffold, TLL_Latcal_v3 _unitig_1759_quiver_2513, whole genome shotgun sequence genome, the region cctcctcctcctcctctctcctcatcagcCTCCTTCACACTCTCTAATAGcttctgtcagtctctgtgtctcagtgtgacGGTTCAATCTCTGTAAACCTGGTAATCTTCTGGGACCTCAGGCAGGATTTAGTCCACCTATCACAGCATGAAGGCATCATGTTACTGTCGCTGGAAAATGACTCTTACTCTTaaatctgctgctctgaaacTGATTTATCCCAGATCTTAAACTGGGTTCATCAGATTGTTCTAACCTCTGAGCCAGAAACTGATTATTAGAGAtgagtcaattaatcaatcaccACTGTAAAGATTTACAACATAAACTAAAACTGATCATTGAAGTTTTCTAATGAGCCATTTTGACACAGGGAGATTGTGCAGGACACAGGACTGTTGAACTGACTTTGTGTTGTCTGATCTGGGGTCTGtgcttcctgttgtttttattccagATCGTTCTGGTTTACAACAGCTCAGAGGAGCAGCTGACGGCCATACCTGGAACAACGCTGCACTGGCCGGGTGGAGTTCCTCCTGATGTTCCCGTCTGCGGCTTCAAGAACGACAACCCCATCTGCCTCGCAAGTCAGTGGAGCGAGTTTGATTCAGTCATGTGACTCACTGAGTTTAGATTTGTTATTaaacagctcctcctcctcctctctgtcagaaACCATCACCATCCACCAGATGGTTTCCATCGTggtcttcttcatcttcatcatgaCCCTCACCATCGCCGTCTTCATCTACAGGTGAGAGCAGCAGCGTGACTCTGTCATGGTGAATATTACAGAGGAAGCTGGCTCCTTCTGTACGATACAATGATGTGTGCATTATTTATTATctttaataatgaataataaaaggCTGAAaccctgattttaaaaaaagcagacGAGTAAATGTGAACAGATGTATTTGGAAACAGTTTGTAACCTgcgtctgtgtctctgcaggaggatgAAGCTGGAGAAGGAGCTGGTGGCTCAGCTGTGGAGGATTTCCTGGGACAACATCCAGATGAGCAACCTGAACAAAGTGCTGCGCAGCGGCAGCAGGATCACACTGTCACTGgtcagaacacaaacacacattttaacccAACTTGACAACTGATGCTGCATCTAAAATCACGTACTGGGATTGTGCATGAATTTCAACATGGTAGTGTTGTCTTAAatcaaacatggctgctgtgACAGTCACATCATGTGACCACAATTGTCGCCCACCAAAATATCCCTCGGCTGCTTCACTCTCCTGACTTTAAAACAAACGTGTTTCTTCCTTGTGTCTCATGATGTACTCACTCTGTTGCTTCTTACCGTTATTTGATTCTATTATTCTAATTGAgtcttttgtgtctgtctccagaGAGGCTCTAACTACGGCTCCCTAATGACCGGAGATGGAAACCTGCAGGTTTTTGCAAAGACTGGATACTACAAGGTCGGTGTGTTATCAGTCTTTTATTCAGTCTCAGACTGAATGTGAAGAAGcagatgttgttttttcctctacaTAATAACCCCCTCTACAGCTCCTCAAAGcttttcctcatctctcatTAGTTACGGTCTAAAAGCTGTGGCACCGGAAGAgatgtactttttatttttactttttgagaAATGGCTGCACataaaaaaactttttgcaCTTAACATCTCAGTAAAGATGCATGTTAGCTGCAGCAAGAATCACAAACCAAAAGACTGAGAGCaaacaagtgaaaataaatcagagaCAAATGAATGATTCTTGTTATTGCAAGTGCATAAAGTTCACTTTTATGAGCACATTTGTAGATTTAAACCAGTTTTCCTTCGAGTGTTTCAGTCTCTCTGAGCCGATcgacacaacagaaaacaaccttTAACCAGTTTGAAGGATGAAAGAACTGACTGTTTTAGCAGTTGTCCTTTAGAGAAATACTCTCCTGCTCAGCTGCTGAACAGTGTTGTATTTGGACCtgaaacaattaactgattaacaaactgttttttaatcagttatTGAGTTATTGTCACTTTCCAAGTGAAAAAGACCAAATGTTTGTTGGTTCCAGTTTCTTGAACGtgatgtttgggttttggactgtttgatATCTGATGAGGATCAGGATTATGGGCTGGATCAGTTTAGGTTGTGGGTTTTATAtatgtttgttctctttgtgttcttccaGGGGAACATCATCGCCATCAAATACACCAACAGGAAACGAATCGAGCTGAACAGGAAGGTTCTGTTTGAACTGAAACATGTGAGTTTTTGGTCGAGTTGAAATCTTTAAATCACAGTCGCAGTTTAAcgttttaaatgattaattattctCTAGAAATCGCAAACAAAAGTTTCAAAGGTCAGAGCTGGTCACAATAGaaatcagtggtggaaagtaactgagtattTATATCTATTCAactactgtacttaagtacaatcTTAAGGTTCTTGAATAaatccattttatgctactttatacttccaCTGCTCAACATTCAGAGGGAATTATTGGATTCTCCTCTCCAcagcatttatttaacagctttagttactagttacttttaaGACAAAGGACCTAGACAACAAGCgtttaaaaatacaacacactgtTAAAGATTAAAACCGCTGTTTTccaacatttttaccttttggCGTCTTTCAAAAAGCAGAGTATAGTCAGGGTCTCAGAGAGTGATTTTTCTCTCAAATGATCCAATATCTTTGCAAAaatcaaagattagagaaaaaatccagaaactgaaaacagatcagcGAATCATAACTTTGTagtttcttctttcctctcacataaattcttcttcttttaccaCTGGTAGAAATCAAAAGAAACAGGTGAAAGAAATATTGTATGAAATGATTTGACATGGTGACACACAGTTCATGTTTGGCCTCCTAAAGGGTTAATCCACTCAAGTCT harbors:
- the LOC108890436 gene encoding atrial natriuretic peptide receptor 1; this translates as HRLRLCSSGVTGLVHLDENGDRETDFALWDIIDTNTSTFQIVLVYNSSEEQLTAIPGTTLHWPGGVPPDVPVCGFKNDNPICLAKTITIHQMVSIVVFFIFIMTLTIAVFIYRRMKLEKELVAQLWRISWDNIQMSNLNKVLRSGSRITLSLRGSNYGSLMTGDGNLQVFAKTGYYKGNIIAIKYTNRKRIELNRKVLFELKHMRDVQNEHLTRFIGACIDPPNICIITEYCPRGSLQVQLPVCLFTCLTD